CAGTTGTTACAAACATTAAAGATGTTGATGGTGCTCGCCAGTATATCCCGTTAAAGTTAAACGCGGCTGGAGTTATGCCAATTATTTTTGCACAGGCTATTATGTTTTTACCAGTAGCTTTAGGTCAAAAATTCCCAGCATTAAATAGTTTAACTGATATTAATGGATGGCAGTACAATGTAATATTTGCTATCTTGATCATCATCTTTAGTTATTTTTATACGGCTATTACTATACCGACTAATAAGATGGCTGAAGATTTAAAAAGAAGTAATGGTTTTGTTCCAGGATACAAGCCAGGAGAGGAAACTGCTAATTATTTAGATTCAGTATTATCTAAGATTACTTTCCCTGGTTCATTGTTCTTAGCTGCTTTGTCGATTTTACCGGCAATCATCGTTAAATTTGGGGTAACTCAAAATTGGGCAATGTTTTATGGTGGAACATCATTAATCATTATGGTAGGTGTTGCTATCGACACTATTCAGCAAATTAATTCATATTTATTAAACAGTCGTTATGACGGTTTAATGAAAACAGGTAATAGTAACAGAAAATCATCAAAATAATATGGCTAAGCAACCAGCAATTCAACAAGACGGAACGATAACAGAAGCATTATCAAATGCTATGTTTCGCGTAGAATTAGAGAATGGACATATTGTTACGGCTCATATCTCTGGTAAAATGAGAATGCATTATATCAAATTATTGCCAGGAGATAAGGTAAAGTTAGAAATGAGTCCTTATGATTTAACGAAAGCAAGAATTACTTACAGATACTAAAAACACATACTGATGAAAGTAAGAGCATCATTAAAGAAAAGAAGTGCCGACTGTAAAATTGTACGCAGAAAAGGCCGTTTATACGTAATAAATAAGAAAAATCCTAGGTTTAAACAAAGACAAGGATAATTATTGAATTAAAGTCATTAGTAATTAGTAGTTAGATGAATCTGTTTGAAATAGAAATGTTTAGGATTCTAACAACTAAAAGCTAACACTAACACTAAGAAAGATATATGGCAAGAATCGCAGGTATTGATATTCCAAAGAACAAGAGAGGAGCAATCGCTTTAACTTACATCTTTGGTATCGGAAGAAGCAGAGCTAAGGAAGTTTTAGCTAATGCAAAAATTGACGAGAGCATCAAAGTTCAAGATTGGACTGATGATCAAATTGCAGCAATTCGTGAGCAAGTAGGAACTTACACTATTGAAGGTGAATTACGTTCTGAAGTTCAATTAAACATTAAACGTTTAATGGACATCGGATGTCAAAGAGGTATTCGTCACAGACTTGGTTTACCATTACGTGGACAAAGAACTAAGAATAACTCTCGTACAAGAAAAGGTAAGAGAAAAACAGTTGCTAACAAGAAAAAGTAATTGTTAGTTAAGTTTTTACTAAACATTAAAGAATTATGGCAAAGTCTAAAGTAACAAAGAAACGTAAAGTTATAATAGAATCAGTAGGTGAAGCGCACATTACTGCATCATTTAACAATATTATTATCTCTTTAACGAATAAAAACGGAGACGTTATTTCTTGGTCATCTGCAGGTAAGATGGGCTTCAGAGGTTCTAAAAAGAATACTCCTTATGCAGCTCAATTAGCAGCAGAAGATTGTGCATCAACGGCAAAGGAAGCTGGTTTACGTAAAGTTAAAGTTTATGTAAAGGGACCAGGTAATGGTAGAGAATCTGCTATTCGTTCAATCCACAATTCAGGAATAGAAGTAACAGAAATCATTGATGTTACTCCAATTCCTCACAACGGATGTCGTCCTCCTAAGAGAAGAAGAGTATAATTTTATACAAATTATTAAGTTGATTCCTAAAGAAATTTTCTTTAGGAATTTGACTTAAATTACAATTAAATATTTTAACAAAGTAGAAAAAAGATTATCGAAGGAGTACGCCTTAATTCATAATCTCTACTTAAATTAATTTTAGAAATGGCAAGATATACAGGACCAAAAACTAAGATTGCTCGTAAATTTGGTGAAGCAATTTTCGGAGATGATAAGAACTTTGAAAAAAGAAATTATCCTCCAGGGCAACACGGTGTTGCAAAGAGAAGAGGTAAGAAATCTGAATATGCTATCCAGTTAATGGAGAAGCAAAAAGCAAAGTATACATATGGTATATTAGAGCGTCAATTCAGTAACTTATTCAAAAAAGCATCAGCTTCTAAAGGGATTACTGGTGAGGTTTTATTACAATTATGTGAATCTCGTTTAGATAACGTTGTTTATCGTTTAGGAGTAGCTACTTCTCGTAGAGCTGCACGTCAATTAGTTTCTCACCGTCACATTACTGTGAATGGTGATATCGTTAACATTCCTTCTTACAGATTAAAAGCTGGAGATGTTGTAGCGGTAAGAGAAAAGTCTAAATCATTACAAGCAATTGAAAGCGCTTTAGCTGCGAATTCAAGTGTTTACGAATGGTTATCTTGGAATGCTGATCAAAAATCAGGAACTTTTGTTAAAGTACCAGAAAGATTACAAATTCCAGAGAATATCAAAGAACAATTAATCGTAGAATTATATTCTAAGTAATAAATTAACCATATTGGTATTTAGCCAAAGGGTTTATTCGTATTTCTTCAAACTTATAAACCGCGCAACTAAATAACAATTAAAACGAAGAACAAAAACTATGGCAATTTTAAATTTTCAAAAGCCTGATAAAGTAATAATGATTGAATCAACTGATTTTTCAGGAAGATTCGAATTCAGACCGTTAGAACCTGGTTTTGGTTTAACTGTTGGTAATGCTTTAAGAAGAGTATTATTATCTTCATTAGAAGGGTTTGCAATTACATCATTACGAATTGATGGAGTAGATCACGAATTCTCTGCTATTCAAGGTGTGGTAGAAGATGTTACAGAAATCATCTTAAACTTAAAACAAGTTCGTTTTAAGAAGCAAATTGAAGAGTCGGATAGAGAAACTGTATCGATTGCAATTTCAGGTCAAGAGCAATTAACAGCTGGAGATTTACAAAAGTTTATCTCAGGTTTTCAAGTATTAAATCCAGACTTAGTTATCTGTAATATGGATACGTCTGTGAATTTAAATGCAGAAATCACTATCGAAAAGGGTAGAGGTTTTGTTCCAGCAGAAGAAAATAAAAGAGCAGGAGCTCCTTTAGGTACAATTTTCACAGATTCAATTTACACTCCGATAAAGAATGTAAAGTATGCTATTGAAAACTTCCGTGTAGAACAAAAAACAGACTACGAAAAGTTAGTTT
The sequence above is a segment of the Tenacibaculum sp. 190130A14a genome. Coding sequences within it:
- the rpsD gene encoding 30S ribosomal protein S4, with amino-acid sequence MARYTGPKTKIARKFGEAIFGDDKNFEKRNYPPGQHGVAKRRGKKSEYAIQLMEKQKAKYTYGILERQFSNLFKKASASKGITGEVLLQLCESRLDNVVYRLGVATSRRAARQLVSHRHITVNGDIVNIPSYRLKAGDVVAVREKSKSLQAIESALAANSSVYEWLSWNADQKSGTFVKVPERLQIPENIKEQLIVELYSK
- the infA gene encoding translation initiation factor IF-1, with product MAKQPAIQQDGTITEALSNAMFRVELENGHIVTAHISGKMRMHYIKLLPGDKVKLEMSPYDLTKARITYRY
- a CDS encoding DNA-directed RNA polymerase subunit alpha gives rise to the protein MAILNFQKPDKVIMIESTDFSGRFEFRPLEPGFGLTVGNALRRVLLSSLEGFAITSLRIDGVDHEFSAIQGVVEDVTEIILNLKQVRFKKQIEESDRETVSIAISGQEQLTAGDLQKFISGFQVLNPDLVICNMDTSVNLNAEITIEKGRGFVPAEENKRAGAPLGTIFTDSIYTPIKNVKYAIENFRVEQKTDYEKLVFDIDTDGSINPKDALTEAAKILIHHFMLFSDERITLEADEIAQTETYDEESLHMRQLLKTRLIDMDLSVRALNCLKAAEVDTLGDLVSFNKSDLMKFRNFGKKSLTELEELVNNKGLNFGMDLSKYKLDRD
- the ykgO gene encoding type B 50S ribosomal protein L36, with translation MKVRASLKKRSADCKIVRRKGRLYVINKKNPRFKQRQG
- the rpsM gene encoding 30S ribosomal protein S13 codes for the protein MARIAGIDIPKNKRGAIALTYIFGIGRSRAKEVLANAKIDESIKVQDWTDDQIAAIREQVGTYTIEGELRSEVQLNIKRLMDIGCQRGIRHRLGLPLRGQRTKNNSRTRKGKRKTVANKKK
- the rpsK gene encoding 30S ribosomal protein S11, yielding MAKSKVTKKRKVIIESVGEAHITASFNNIIISLTNKNGDVISWSSAGKMGFRGSKKNTPYAAQLAAEDCASTAKEAGLRKVKVYVKGPGNGRESAIRSIHNSGIEVTEIIDVTPIPHNGCRPPKRRRV